A genomic region of Bradyrhizobium sp. ORS 278 contains the following coding sequences:
- a CDS encoding AAA-associated domain-containing protein, which yields MRDQVKDTSLIEIKGVSRMFPKGSGEDLVVLEKVDLTIRAGEIVGLLGRSGSGKSTLLRIIAGLVSPSSGEAKCRGEIIAGPPRGVAMVFQSFALFPWLTVLQNVELGLEALGIDSAERRKRALAAIDLIGLDGFESAFPKELSGGMRQRVGFARALVVHPDLLLMDEPFSALDVLTAETLRTDLVDLWTDGRLPIKSVLMVTHNIEEAVLMCDRVLVFSSNPGRVAAEFRIDLAHPRNRLDPAFRQLVDSLYARMTQRPEPKLPSTANAGVGMVLSHVSSNSISGLIEALAGEPYKGHADLPVLAGHLQLEVDEIFPLAEALQLLRFAHLSEGDLTLTEAGRRFADLETDERKKLFAAHLIENVPLMGLIRRVLDDRPSHAAPAARFRIELEDYMSEQYADETLETIVSWGRYAELFSYDEQSETFSLENPH from the coding sequence ATGCGCGACCAGGTCAAGGACACTTCGCTGATCGAGATCAAGGGCGTCAGCCGGATGTTTCCCAAGGGCAGCGGCGAGGATCTCGTCGTGCTCGAAAAAGTCGACCTCACCATCCGCGCGGGCGAGATCGTCGGGCTGCTGGGGCGTTCGGGCTCAGGCAAGTCGACCTTGCTGCGGATCATCGCAGGCCTGGTGTCGCCGTCGTCGGGCGAAGCCAAATGCCGCGGCGAGATCATCGCCGGGCCGCCGCGCGGCGTTGCCATGGTGTTCCAGTCGTTCGCGCTGTTTCCGTGGCTGACCGTGCTGCAGAACGTCGAGCTCGGCCTCGAGGCGCTCGGCATCGACAGCGCCGAGCGGCGCAAGCGCGCGCTCGCGGCGATCGACCTGATCGGCCTCGACGGCTTCGAATCCGCGTTTCCGAAGGAGCTGTCCGGCGGCATGCGCCAGCGCGTCGGCTTCGCCCGCGCGCTGGTGGTGCATCCCGACCTCCTGCTGATGGACGAGCCGTTCTCTGCGCTCGACGTGCTGACCGCGGAGACCTTGCGCACCGACCTCGTCGATCTCTGGACCGACGGGAGGCTGCCGATCAAGTCGGTGCTGATGGTGACGCACAATATCGAGGAGGCCGTGCTGATGTGCGACCGCGTCCTGGTGTTCTCCTCGAATCCCGGCCGGGTCGCGGCCGAGTTCAGAATCGACTTAGCCCATCCGCGCAACCGGCTCGACCCCGCGTTCCGCCAGCTCGTCGACAGCCTCTATGCGCGAATGACGCAGCGGCCGGAGCCGAAGCTGCCGAGCACCGCGAATGCCGGTGTCGGCATGGTGCTGAGCCACGTCTCGTCGAACTCGATCTCCGGCCTGATCGAGGCGCTCGCCGGCGAACCCTACAAGGGCCACGCCGACTTGCCGGTTCTGGCCGGCCATCTGCAGCTCGAAGTCGACGAGATCTTTCCTCTCGCCGAAGCGCTGCAGCTGCTGCGCTTCGCGCATCTCAGCGAGGGCGACCTGACCCTGACCGAGGCAGGCCGGCGCTTCGCCGACCTCGAGACCGACGAGCGCAAAAAACTGTTCGCCGCGCATCTGATCGAGAACGTGCCGCTGATGGGCCTGATCCGCCGCGTGCTCGACGACCGCCCCTCCCACGCCGCCCCCGCCGCGCGTTTCCGCATCGAGCTCGAGGACTACATGTCCGAGCAATATGCCGACGAAACCCTTGAGACCATCGTCTCCTGGGGCCGCTACGCCGAGCTGTTTTCCTACGACGAGCAGTCGGAGACCTTCAGCCTGGAGAACCCGCATTAG
- a CDS encoding FMN-binding glutamate synthase family protein gives MDTLLLPFSPRYIVLTICATATALLLILGIYDRKIFDLVLIPLLVFAALTALGVRDLLQKSHAVLRNYPISAHLRFILEEIRPEMRQYFFESEKDGMPFSRDTRAVVYQRAKMVLDKRPFGTQEDVYREGYEWMHHSVSPKPHAEEKFRITVGGPGCAKPYSASVFNISAMSFGALSPNAVRALNGGAKRGGFAHDTGEGGFSPYHAEMGGDIIWEIGSGYFGCRHRDGTFDPDAFARVAATEQIKMVELKVSQGAKPGHGGVLPAAKVSEEISKIRGVAMGEDCISPPAHRAFSTPVGMMQFIGEMRRLSGGKPAGFKLCIGHPWEFLAICKAMLETGIYPDFIVVDGNEGGTGAAPLEFMDHLGMPMREGVNFVHNALVGINIRDRVKIGASGKIATAFDMARAMSIGADWCNSARGFMFALGCIQSLSCHTDRCPTGVATQDPTRARALVVPHKIDRVYNYHHATLHALAELLAAAGLEHPQDLRPIHFSQRTSTTEVSSFAKLYPSLRPGELLDGTQDVRFRDAWAMARPDTFAAA, from the coding sequence ATGGATACGCTGCTGCTTCCGTTCTCGCCGCGCTACATCGTGCTGACGATCTGCGCTACCGCAACCGCGCTGCTGCTCATCCTCGGCATCTACGACCGCAAGATCTTCGATCTCGTCCTCATTCCGCTGCTGGTCTTCGCCGCGCTCACCGCGCTCGGGGTCCGGGATCTGCTGCAGAAGAGTCACGCGGTGCTGCGCAACTATCCGATATCGGCGCATCTGCGCTTCATCCTCGAGGAGATCCGGCCGGAGATGCGGCAGTATTTCTTCGAGAGCGAGAAGGACGGCATGCCGTTCTCGCGCGACACCCGCGCGGTGGTCTATCAGCGCGCCAAGATGGTGCTCGACAAGCGGCCGTTCGGCACCCAGGAGGACGTCTACCGCGAGGGCTACGAGTGGATGCACCATTCGGTGTCGCCGAAACCGCACGCGGAGGAGAAATTCCGCATCACCGTCGGTGGTCCCGGCTGTGCAAAGCCTTACTCGGCCTCCGTGTTCAACATCTCGGCCATGAGCTTCGGCGCGTTGAGTCCGAACGCGGTGCGTGCGCTCAACGGCGGCGCCAAGCGCGGCGGCTTCGCGCACGACACGGGTGAGGGCGGCTTCAGCCCGTATCATGCCGAGATGGGCGGCGACATCATCTGGGAGATCGGCTCCGGTTACTTTGGGTGTCGTCACCGGGATGGCACGTTCGATCCCGATGCGTTTGCGCGCGTGGCCGCGACCGAGCAGATCAAGATGGTCGAGCTCAAGGTCAGCCAGGGCGCCAAGCCCGGCCATGGCGGCGTGCTGCCGGCGGCGAAAGTCTCCGAGGAGATCTCCAAGATCCGCGGCGTGGCCATGGGCGAGGACTGCATCTCGCCGCCGGCGCATCGCGCGTTCTCGACGCCTGTTGGCATGATGCAGTTCATCGGCGAGATGCGGCGGCTGTCGGGCGGCAAGCCGGCCGGCTTCAAGCTGTGCATCGGCCATCCCTGGGAATTCCTGGCGATCTGCAAGGCCATGCTGGAGACCGGCATCTACCCCGACTTCATCGTCGTCGACGGCAATGAGGGCGGCACGGGCGCCGCTCCGCTGGAGTTCATGGACCATTTGGGCATGCCGATGCGCGAGGGCGTCAACTTCGTGCATAATGCGCTGGTCGGGATCAACATCCGTGACCGAGTCAAGATCGGCGCTTCCGGCAAGATCGCCACCGCCTTCGACATGGCTCGCGCCATGTCGATCGGCGCCGACTGGTGCAACTCCGCCCGCGGCTTCATGTTCGCGCTCGGCTGCATCCAGTCCCTGAGCTGTCATACCGACCGCTGCCCGACCGGCGTCGCCACCCAGGATCCGACGCGCGCCCGCGCGCTGGTCGTTCCGCACAAGATCGATCGGGTCTACAACTATCATCACGCGACCCTGCATGCGCTGGCCGAGCTGCTAGCGGCTGCCGGCTTGGAGCATCCGCAGGATCTGCGGCCGATCCACTTCTCACAGCGGACATCGACCACGGAGGTCTCCTCCTTCGCAAAACTCTATCCCTCGCTGCGGCCAGGCGAGCTCCTCGACGGCACGCAGGATGTCCGCTTCCGCGACGCCTGGGCGATGGCGCGGCCCGATACGTTCGCGGCGGCGTGA
- a CDS encoding ABC transporter permease subunit has protein sequence MLLQDLRTTVLREAVRPNIWDVVALIIVVGAMVLIVYGGEQTTLPLSALDTAPVSLDPSNLPLYALRTTLRMLLAIICSLVFTFVYAALAAKSRRAEIVLIPLLDILQSVPILGFLTFTVVFFMNLFPGKVLGAELACVFAIFTSQAWNMTFSMYQSMRNVPKDLEEATRSFHLSGWQRFWRLDVPYAMPGLIWNAMMSMSGGWFFVVASEAITVGNTTVTLPGIGSYVALAIQQKDLAAIGAALLTMLLVITAYDQLLFRPIVAWADKFRFEQTASGTPPSSWMLDLFRRTRALRSLSIPFAAINRTFSNLRLNWPKAWSGPVRHAPPSQLVDGLWLAAVVVGCAYAGWKTYLYLSTTLAPSDVFSAIGYGLITLIRVAVLIALASLIWVPVGVWIGLRPKLAERMQPLAQFLAAFPANLAFPVFVVLIVRYGLNADVWLSPLMILGTQWYILFNVIAGASAFPSDLREAAASLHLTGWRWWFKVVLPGVFPYYITGAITASGGSWNAAIVAEVASWGDTHLTASGLGAYIAAATERGDFPRVVLGIAVMCILVTLFNRLLWRPLYAFGERRLRLG, from the coding sequence ATGCTGCTTCAGGACCTCCGGACGACCGTGCTGCGCGAGGCCGTGCGCCCCAATATCTGGGACGTGGTCGCACTGATCATCGTGGTCGGCGCGATGGTGCTGATTGTCTATGGCGGCGAGCAGACCACGCTGCCGCTGTCGGCGCTCGACACGGCGCCGGTGTCGCTCGATCCGTCCAACCTGCCGCTCTACGCGCTGCGCACCACGTTGCGCATGCTTCTCGCCATCATCTGCTCGCTCGTCTTCACCTTCGTTTACGCCGCGCTGGCGGCCAAGAGCCGGCGCGCCGAGATCGTGCTGATCCCGCTGCTCGACATCCTGCAATCGGTGCCGATCCTCGGCTTCCTCACCTTCACGGTGGTGTTCTTCATGAACCTGTTTCCGGGCAAGGTGCTCGGCGCCGAGCTCGCCTGCGTGTTCGCGATCTTCACCAGCCAGGCCTGGAACATGACCTTCAGCATGTACCAGTCGATGCGCAACGTACCGAAGGATCTCGAGGAGGCGACGCGCAGCTTCCATCTCTCCGGCTGGCAGCGCTTCTGGCGGCTCGACGTGCCCTATGCGATGCCCGGCCTGATCTGGAATGCGATGATGTCGATGTCCGGCGGCTGGTTCTTCGTCGTGGCGTCGGAGGCGATCACCGTCGGCAACACCACCGTCACCTTGCCCGGCATCGGCTCCTATGTCGCGCTGGCCATCCAGCAGAAGGATCTCGCCGCGATCGGCGCGGCACTGCTGACGATGCTGCTGGTGATCACCGCCTATGATCAGCTGCTATTCCGGCCGATCGTCGCCTGGGCCGACAAATTCCGCTTCGAGCAGACCGCGTCTGGCACTCCGCCAAGCTCGTGGATGCTCGACCTGTTCCGACGCACCCGCGCGCTGCGCTCGCTGTCGATCCCGTTCGCCGCGATCAACCGCACCTTCTCCAACTTGCGCCTCAACTGGCCGAAAGCCTGGAGCGGCCCGGTGCGCCATGCGCCGCCGTCGCAGCTGGTCGATGGTCTCTGGCTCGCCGCGGTCGTCGTCGGCTGTGCCTACGCTGGCTGGAAGACATACCTCTATCTCTCAACGACACTCGCGCCTTCGGATGTCTTCAGCGCGATCGGCTATGGCCTGATCACGCTGATCCGCGTCGCCGTGCTGATCGCGCTGGCCTCGCTGATCTGGGTGCCGGTCGGCGTCTGGATCGGGCTGCGGCCCAAGCTCGCCGAGCGCATGCAGCCGCTGGCGCAATTCCTCGCCGCCTTCCCGGCCAACCTCGCCTTCCCCGTGTTCGTCGTGCTGATCGTGCGCTACGGCCTCAATGCCGATGTCTGGCTGAGCCCGCTGATGATCCTGGGCACGCAGTGGTACATCCTGTTCAACGTCATCGCCGGCGCCAGCGCCTTCCCGAGCGATCTCCGCGAAGCGGCCGCAAGCCTGCACCTCACCGGCTGGCGCTGGTGGTTCAAGGTCGTGCTGCCCGGCGTCTTCCCCTATTACATCACCGGCGCCATCACCGCCTCCGGCGGCTCCTGGAATGCGGCGATCGTCGCGGAGGTGGCGAGCTGGGGCGACACGCATCTCACCGCATCAGGCCTCGGCGCCTACATCGCTGCCGCCACGGAGCGCGGCGACTTCCCGCGCGTCGTGCTGGGGATCGCCGTGATGTGCATTCTCGTCACTCTGTTCAACCGGCTGCTGTGGCGGCCGCTCTATGCCTTCGGCGAACGCCGGCTGCGGCTCGGCTGA
- a CDS encoding hemolysin family protein → MLSAELAIIVVLIVVNGLLSMSELAIVSSRPARLALLAEKGVSGARRALALASDPGRFLSTVQIGITLVGVLSGAFSGATLGQRLTQSLLEMGMSASVADIVGVGLVVTIITYATLIVGELVPKQLALRDPEAIAVRVAPAMQVLAKVSLPLVVLLDLSGKLILALLGRSGEAEEKVSEAEIHHLVREAETAGVLEPGEKEMIAGVMRLGDRPVGAIMTPRPEVDVVDLNDDPKAIRELLAKSPHSRLPVSDGERDRPIGVLQAKDLLAAYLRDETPDLRSLVREVPIIPSTVDARDVIAILKVAPVHMGLVHDEYGAFEGVVTAADILESIVGAFSSEEGPPEPACVRRDDGSLLVSGWMPLDEFADLLSIDVPPHRGYHTVAGLVLQHFGSVPEVGQSFELDGWRFEIVDLDGRRIDKILATKLAPDGGEPNVG, encoded by the coding sequence ATGCTGTCCGCCGAACTCGCCATCATCGTCGTCCTCATCGTCGTCAACGGACTGTTATCCATGTCCGAGCTGGCCATCGTGTCGTCGCGCCCCGCACGGCTGGCGCTATTGGCTGAAAAGGGCGTGTCCGGCGCGCGGCGGGCGCTGGCGCTGGCCTCGGATCCCGGCCGTTTCCTGTCGACGGTGCAGATCGGCATCACGCTCGTCGGCGTGCTCTCCGGCGCCTTCTCCGGCGCCACGCTCGGCCAGCGCCTGACCCAATCGCTGCTGGAGATGGGAATGTCGGCCTCGGTCGCCGACATTGTCGGCGTCGGCCTCGTCGTCACCATCATCACCTATGCGACGCTGATCGTCGGCGAGCTGGTGCCGAAGCAGCTCGCGCTGCGCGATCCCGAGGCGATCGCGGTGCGCGTCGCGCCGGCGATGCAGGTGCTGGCCAAGGTGTCGCTGCCGCTCGTGGTGCTGCTGGATCTCTCGGGCAAGCTGATCCTGGCGCTGCTCGGCCGCTCCGGCGAGGCCGAGGAGAAGGTCTCGGAGGCCGAGATTCACCATCTTGTCCGCGAGGCCGAAACCGCCGGCGTGCTCGAGCCGGGCGAGAAGGAGATGATCGCCGGCGTGATGCGGCTCGGCGACCGCCCGGTCGGCGCCATCATGACGCCACGCCCGGAGGTCGACGTCGTCGACCTCAACGACGACCCGAAGGCCATCCGCGAGCTGCTCGCCAAGAGCCCACATTCCCGCCTGCCCGTGTCCGACGGCGAGCGCGACCGTCCGATCGGCGTGCTGCAGGCGAAGGACCTGCTGGCGGCCTATTTGCGTGACGAGACGCCGGACCTGCGCAGCCTGGTGCGCGAAGTGCCGATCATTCCGTCCACGGTCGATGCGCGCGATGTGATCGCGATCCTGAAGGTGGCGCCGGTGCATATGGGCCTCGTCCACGATGAGTATGGCGCGTTCGAAGGCGTCGTGACCGCAGCGGACATTCTCGAATCGATCGTCGGCGCGTTCTCCTCGGAGGAAGGCCCGCCAGAACCGGCCTGCGTCCGCCGCGACGACGGCTCGCTGCTGGTCTCCGGCTGGATGCCGCTCGACGAGTTTGCCGACCTGCTGTCGATCGACGTGCCGCCGCATCGCGGCTACCACACAGTCGCCGGCCTCGTGCTGCAGCACTTCGGCAGCGTGCCGGAGGTCGGCCAGAGCTTCGAGCTCGACGGCTGGCGCTTCGAGATCGTCGACCTCGACGGCCGCCGCATCGACAAGATTCTGGCGACCAAGCTCGCGCCCGACGGCGGCGAGCCGAATGTAGGATAG